A stretch of the Lolium perenne isolate Kyuss_39 chromosome 3, Kyuss_2.0, whole genome shotgun sequence genome encodes the following:
- the LOC127345789 gene encoding F-box protein At3g54460, whose amino-acid sequence MATVIGGSDPTTPAHRKLAGFLRAVVSIPFAAAAAGSVRPLAPCTLTACGAVPLAPLPDDAPAHSHSRATTTPRGPAKWRATGGSVLRQLRALAGHRCVEVEGTVLRVAVSKEGEARAVLLLDVYLPVAAWSGWQFPRSRASAAAAVFKHLSCNWDARKALVDFDWTSQDNAHCDDQYIWSCTDCHVLGCEVHQISAIPNNEKSFDLHEIFKVLPSVRAEKAMQITRIMPDVVSDEALEPGIWDIPDDVLNKVLIRLKPRDLIRVAASCHHLRALAASIMPCMKLKLFAHQEAAVEWMLRREQNSEPLAHPLCKNFCTEDGFPFFINVTSGEIFTGVAPTIKDFGGGMFCDEPGLGKTVTALSLILKTQGTLAEPPKGVDIKWCMHKTDKKYGYYEFNTSDSSNRNDISSESKRLAGKDVVEEDGDSVPSTRSSRKRGRLVNPDLSRVNMPLSGEKSPESCNPHPMPATQVLKFTKNLNHVRKNLMDAYSNDSAGTKRKRDTTSELSETWVQCDGCRKWRRLSDGTVLDSTTAWFCSMNADAARKTCTASEESFDIKSKITYLPGFYKKDELPGNEQNVSFFANILKDSVSLINSETKKALLWLAKLPLVKHLQMESVGLTRPVLDARATIGKGARPYFKIFQAFGLVRKIEKGVTRWYYPSMLDDLAFDSTALEIALEKPLDLVRFYLSRATLIVVPANLIDHWTTQIERHVSSDTLNVYAWGDHKKPPNAHLLAWDYDIVITTFSRLSAEWGPQKRSILKQIHWFRVILDEGHTLGSSLALTNKLQMAVSLVASNRWILTGTPTPNTPTSQVAHLHPMLKFLHEEAYGENYQSWDSGIHRPFEAQMEEGRIRLVELLRRTMISARKADLKNIPPCIKNITFVDFSEGHAKSYNELVVTIRRNILMADWNDPSHVESLLNPKQWKFRTTTIRNVRLSCCVAGHIKVGEAGQDIQETMDELMKLGLDPSSEEYQSIRFALFNGTDCVRCRDWCRLPVITPCRHLLCHDCVALDSEKCIVCGNNYEMQSPETLARPENPNPKWPVPKDLIELQPSYKQDDWDPDWQSTTSSKVAYLVEKLRSLREANIKLGYSTSTNGAGLASNNPQTRLPQTLPDKVIIFSQFLEHIHVIEQQLTIAGITYAGMYSPMPLGTKRSALMKYKEDPTCMALLMDGTAALGLDLSFVNHVFLMEPIWDRSMEEQVISRAHRMGATRPINVETLAMRGTIEEQMIKLLQDSSACRKMVNKGAGSTDNEGARPHRSLHDFAESSYLAKLSFVKGSNKTN is encoded by the exons ATGGCCACCGTCATCGGCGGCTCCGACCCCACCACGCCCGCGCACCGGAAGCTGGCCGGCTTCCTCCGCGCGGTCGTCTCCATCCCCttcgccgccgcggccgccggaTCCGTCCGCCCGCTCGCCCCCTGCACCCTCACCGCGTGCGGCGCCGTGCCCCTCGCGCCCCTCCCCGACGACGCGCCCGCGCACTCGCACTCGCGCGCCACCACCACCCCGCGGGGCCCGGCCAAGTGGCGCGCCACCGGCGGCAGCGTCCTGCGCCAGCTCAGGGCGCTCGCGGGCCACCGCTGCGTCGAGGTCGAGGGCACCGTCCTACGGGTCGCCGTCAGCAAAGAGGGGGAGGCCAGGGCCGTGCTGCTGCTCGACGTATACCTGCCCGTAGCCGCATGGTCCGGGTGGCAGTTCCCGCGCTCCcgcgcgtccgccgccgccgcggtgTTCAAGCACCTCAG TTGCAACTGGGATGCTAGGAAGGCTCTAGTTGACTTTGACTGGACTTCTCAGGACAATGCACACTGTGACGACCAGTATATTTGGAGCTGCACTGATTGCCATGTCCTGGGCTGTGAGGTTCATCAGATATCAGCCATACCGAATAACGAGAAGTCATTTGACCTGCATGAAATCTTCAAAGTTCTCCCTAGTgtcagggcggagaaggcgatgcAGATAACAAGAATAATGCCTGATGTCGTTTCGGATGAAGCGCTGGAGCCGGGCATCTGGGATATCCCTGATGATGTACTGAATAAGGTGCTAATTCGGCTTAAACCCAGGGATTTAATAAGGGTGGCAGCTAGCTGTCATCATCTAAGGGCTCTTGCTGCGTCTATTATGCCTTGCATGAAGCTTAAGCTTTTTGCTCATCAAGAGGCGGCTGTCGAATGGATGTTGAGGCGGGAGCAAAACTCAGAGCCCTTAGCGCATCCTTTATGCAAGAATTTCTGCACCGAGGATGGCTTTCCTTTCTTCATCAATGTTACCTCTGGTGAAATATTCACCGGGGTTGCTCCAACAATAAAAGACTTCGGTGGAGGTATGTTCTGTGATGAACCTGGATTAGGAAAGACAGTGACTGCACTGTCTCTTATTCTCAAAACGCAAGGAACTTTAGCAGAACCTCCAAAAGGGGTGGATATAAAGTGGTGCATGCATAAAACAGATAAAAAGTACGGATACTATGAATTCAACACCAGCGACTCTTCGAACCGAAATGATATTTCATCCGAGTCAAAAAGGCTTGCGGGGAAGGATGTTGTTGAAGAAGACGGTGACTCTGTTcccagtacaagatcatcaagAAAGAGAGGCAGGTTAGTAAACCCTGACCTATCGAGGGTCAACATGCCTCTGTCAGGTGAGAAGTCACCAGAATCATGCAACCCACATCCAATGCCAGCTACTCAAGTACTGAAGTTCACGAAAAACTTGAATCATGTTAGGAAAAACCTCATGGATGCTTACAGCAATGATTCAGCTGGCACTAAAAGGAAGAGAGACACCACTTCTGAATTAAGTGAGACGTGGGTTCAGTGTGATGGTTGCAGAAAGTGGCGGAGGCTATCAGATGGAACTGTTCTTGATTCTACTACCGCATGGTTTTGCAGTATGAATGCCGATGCTGCACGGAAAACATGCACTGCTTCAGAGGAATCCTTTGATATCAAGAGTAAGATTACCTATTTGCCAGGGTTTTACAAGAAAGATGAATTGCCAGGGAATGAGCAGAATGTATCGTTTTTCGCAAACATATTGAAAGATAGTGTTTCTTTGATCAACTCTGAAACCAAGAAGGCTTTATTGTGGCTGGCAAAACTTCCTCTTGTAAAACATCTTCAGATGGAATCAGTTGGTTTGACACGCCCAGTTTTGGATGCACGTGCAACCATAGGCAAGGGTGCCCGCCCATATTTCAAGATTTTTCAAGCATTTGGTCTTGTGAGGAAAATTGAGAAAGGTGTAACTCGGTGGTATTATCCATCTATGCTTGATGATTTGGCCTTTGACTCGACTGCGCTTGAAATTGCTCTTGAAAAACCTCTGGATTTAGTGAGGTTTTATTTATCTAGGGCCACCTTGATAGTTGTGCCTGCTAATTTAATTGATCACTGGACAACACAGATAGaacgccatgtttcctcggatacactgaatgtttatgcatggggAGATCACAAGAAGCCGCCGAATGCTCACCTCCTTGCTTGGGACTATGACATTGTCATAACCACATTTAGCAGATTAAGCGCAGAATGGGGTCCACAGAAGAGAAGTATTTTAAAGCAGATCCATTGGTTTAGGGTAATATTAGATGAAGGACACACTTTAGGTTCCAGTCTCGCCCTGACAAACAAATTGCAGATGGCCGTTTCTTTGGTTGCTTCAAACAGGTGGATTTTAACTGGTACGCCTACACCAAACACACCAACTAGTCAGGTTGCGCATCTTCACCCCATGCTTAAGTTTCTTCATGAAGAAGCTTATGGTGAAAACTACCAGTCATGGGACTCTGGAATTCATAGGCCCTTTGAGGCACAAATGGAAGAGGGGCGCATTCGCCTTGTGGAGCTGCTTCGAAGGACCATGATTAGTGCAAGAAAAGCAGATCTTAAAAACATTCCTCCTTGCATAAAGAATATAACTTTTGTAGACTTCAGTGAGGGGCATGCGAAAAGTTACAATGAACTGGTTGTTACTATTCGCCGGAATATACTGATGGCTGATTGGAATGACCCTTCCCATGTGGAATCACTTCTGAACCCCAAGCAGTGGAAATTTCGTACTACTACTATAAGGAATGTCCGCTTGTCTTGCTGTGTTGCCGGGCATATTAAAGTTGGAGAGGCTGGTCAGGATATACAAGAAACTATGGATGAGTTGATGAAGCTGGGTCTTGACCCTTCTTCAGAGGAATATCAATCCATAAGATTTGCTCTGTTCAATGGCACCGATTGCGTAAG GTGCCGAGATTGGTGCCGCTTACCTGTTATAACACCTTGCCGGCATCTGCTGTGCCATGATTGTGTAGCTTTGGATAGTGAGAAATGCATAGTATGCGGCAACAATTATGAGATGCAGTCTCCCGAAACTCTTGCAAGGCCAGAAAATCCAAACCCAAAATGGCCAGTTCCAAAGGATCTAATTGAATTACAGCCTTCATATAAGCAG GATGACTGGGATCCAGATTGGCAGTCAACAACTAGCAGCAAAGTTGCTTATTTGGTTGAGAAGTTGAGAAGTTTGCGAGAAGCGAACATAAAACTTGGGTACTCTACTAGCACCAATGGTGCTGGTCTTGCCAGTAATAACCCGCAGACCAGGTTACCACAGACATTGCCTGACAAAGTAATAATATTCTCTCAGTTTCTGGAGCATATTCATGTGATTGAGCAGCAG CTGACTATTGCTGGCATAACGTATGCTGGAATGTACAGTCCCATGCCTTTGGGCACTAAG AGAAGTGCATTGATGAAGTATAAAGAGGATCCAACATGCATGGCTTTACTGATGGATGGAACTGCAGCACTGGGCCTTGATTTGAGTTTTGTGAATCATGTTTTTCTGATGGAACCAATATGGGATAGGAG TATGGAGGAGCAAGTCATTAGTCGTGCACATCGAATGGGTGCAACCCGTCCCATAAATGTTGAAACTCTGGCTATGCGTGGTACCATCGAGGagcaaatgataaaacttctacaG GACTCGAGCGCTTGCAGAAAGATGGTTAATAAGGGAGCAGGCAGCACCGACAATGAAGGTGCCCGGCCTCACCGGAGTCTGCATGATTTCGCCGAAAGCAGCTATCTGGCGAAACTCAGCTTTGTGAAAGGCTCCAACAAGACGAACTAG